A genomic segment from Microcoleus sp. FACHB-831 encodes:
- a CDS encoding P-loop NTPase fold protein, whose amino-acid sequence MKLDLQKFFDSCNPSKTLILENPEDGQYYIDFASVRGSKVIKELGRTIARLSPNKPTCQLFTGHIGCGKSTELRRLEADLKKEGFHVVYFESTQDLDINDVDITDILLAITRQVSESLETIDIKLRPGYFTKLFGEIKDFLQTPIDASLQAELSVGIAKITAKTKDSPKLRDQLRQYLEPRTNSILESINEEVLGRATQELKGRGKKGLVVIVDNLDRIDPRTKTSERSQPEYIFIDRGEQLRKLNCHVVYTIPLALIFSNENETLKNRLGGGVAPKVLPMVPVQLRDGSEYKEGMELLRQMVLTRAFPDVDASARIDLIGQIFDSPETLDRLCRVSGGHLRNLLGLLYSCLQQEELPLSRDCLEDAIRASRDSLVLAIDDNEWELLRQVVQRKSVSGEVDYENLLRSLFVFEYQDKEGRWFGINPVLAEAKKFKQ is encoded by the coding sequence ATGAAATTGGATCTACAGAAATTTTTTGACAGTTGCAATCCTAGCAAAACGCTAATATTAGAAAATCCGGAGGATGGACAATATTATATCGATTTTGCATCTGTGCGGGGAAGTAAAGTTATTAAAGAACTGGGGCGAACGATCGCACGACTTTCACCAAATAAGCCAACCTGCCAGTTGTTTACGGGGCATATTGGTTGTGGCAAATCTACAGAGTTGCGGCGCTTGGAAGCCGACTTAAAGAAAGAAGGCTTTCATGTAGTTTATTTTGAGTCCACGCAAGACTTAGACATAAATGACGTGGACATTACTGATATTTTACTGGCGATAACTCGTCAAGTGAGTGAAAGTTTAGAAACTATTGATATTAAGCTAAGACCAGGATATTTTACAAAACTGTTTGGTGAGATTAAAGACTTTTTACAAACCCCAATAGACGCTTCTTTGCAAGCAGAATTGTCTGTGGGAATTGCCAAAATTACTGCGAAAACTAAAGACAGCCCCAAGCTACGAGATCAGCTAAGGCAATATTTAGAACCCCGCACTAATAGTATTTTAGAGTCTATCAACGAAGAAGTTTTGGGACGTGCGACACAAGAGCTAAAAGGTAGGGGTAAAAAAGGACTTGTGGTGATTGTGGATAACTTGGATCGGATAGATCCGAGAACCAAAACTTCAGAGCGATCGCAGCCAGAATATATATTTATAGATAGAGGTGAACAGTTAAGAAAACTGAATTGCCATGTCGTCTATACCATTCCCTTAGCCTTGATTTTTTCCAATGAAAATGAAACTTTAAAGAATCGCTTGGGTGGCGGAGTAGCGCCCAAAGTGTTGCCGATGGTTCCGGTGCAATTGCGAGATGGTAGCGAATATAAAGAGGGAATGGAATTGCTGCGACAGATGGTATTAACTAGAGCATTTCCAGATGTTGATGCTTCTGCACGAATTGATTTGATTGGACAGATTTTTGATAGCCCTGAAACTCTAGATAGACTGTGCAGAGTCAGTGGCGGTCATTTAAGAAACTTGCTAGGACTGCTCTATAGTTGTTTACAGCAAGAAGAGCTACCATTGTCGCGAGACTGCCTTGAAGATGCAATTCGGGCATCGCGCGATAGTTTAGTTTTAGCGATTGATGATAATGAGTGGGAATTGTTACGTCAGGTTGTACAGCGGAAAAGTGTCAGCGGCGAGGTAGATTATGAAAATCTCCTGCGAAGCTTATTTGTATTTGAATATCAAGATAAGGAAGGGCGCTGGTTTGGGATAAATCCTGTGTTAGCAGAAGCAAAAAAATTTAAGCAGTGA